TACGAAGATGTGCCGCACGATAATTTGGAAAAAGCAATAGAAGTGGCCGAAGTGGCGCTCAAAAAAATGTAGCGCCCCTGCCAACAACTCGTGGCGGGAATAAGGGTGCCCAGGTGCTCCTTTAATTCGCTACACACACCCGCCCTCGGCCAGCCATAAAATTCCAAACCTTCAATGCCGGGCAAACCCCGAACTTTCGCCCGTCCAAAACAAGTTCATCCATGTATTCCACCACCGAACAACGCACACTCTACGAGCTTTCCAAAAAACTCCTCTACACCCCACAAACCGACCTGTTCGGGGAGGAAGCCTCTCGCCGCGCCGAAGAGCTTCGCCAAGTCATCCGGTATCACGAATGGCGGTATTATGTGCAGAACGCCCCTGTCATCAGCGACTTTGAGTACGACCAGCTCTACAAACAACTTGAGGCCATCGAGCGACAGAATCCCGACTTGGTGACACTCGACTCCCCCACACAAAGGGTTGGCAAAGACCTCATCGAAGATTTTGTGCAGGTGCCCCATCTCACCCCCATGCTCTCGCTCGACAACTCCTACAACGCCGACGACCTCAACGATTTCGACGAGCAGGTGAAAAAGCTGTGCAAGCTCGACAAGGATGCCGACGTGGAATACTGCGTGGAACCCAAGTTCGACGGCGGCACTATCGCCATCGTGTATGAGCATGACAGCCTCGTTCGGGCCGCCACCCGCGGCAACGGCTTCGTGGGTGACGATATCACGCTCAATATCAAAACACTCAAATCGGTGCCGTTGCGGGCATCCTTTTCAAAACATGGCATCTCGAAGGCTGAGCTGCGCGGTGAGACCCTCATCCGAAAAGATATTTTTGAGAAAATAAACAAGAAGCGGCAAGAAGCGGGCGAGGCACTCTTTGCCAATCCGCGCAATGCGGCTACAGGTGGCTTGCGCATGAAAGACCCCAAAGAGACCGCTGTGCGGGGACTTGAGGCCTTCCTCTACCAATTGGGCTATGCCATAGACCATGAAGGCGGCAATGTGCTGAAAAAATTCAGCACCCACGACGAGAGCATACACCTCTTGCGCCAACTCGGATTTAAAGTCCCGCTCCATCAGCCCGAACCCGGCAACCATCTGGAAGAAACCAAGACTTGCCGAAACATAGCGGAAGTCATAGATTTTTGTCAGGCTTGGCAGGATTTCCGCGACGAATATCCTTACGAGATTGACGGCATGGTGGTAAAAGTCAATAGCCTCGAGTTGCAGGAGCGGTGCGGCTCCACGAGCCACCACCCGCGCTGGGCCATAGCCTTCAAGTTCAAGGCTCGACAAGCCACCACCCGTTTGCGCGATGTGGAATTTCAAGTCGGCAAAACAGGAGCCATCACCCCGGTTGCCAAACTCGAACCCGTGCCGCTGGCGGGAGTTATCGTGCAAAACGTGAGCCTGCACAACGAAGAGTTCATCCGTTCCAAAGACATTCGCATTGGCGACCAAGTGTTGGTGGAGCGCGCAGGCGATGTCATCCCCTACATCGTGAAAAGCCTTAGCGAGCTGCGCACTGGTGACGAACGCGAGATTCACTATCCCACACACTGCCCCGTTTGCCAATCAGAGCTCGTCAAGCCCGAAGATGAGGCGATATGGCGCTGCGAAAATGCGGAATGTGAGGCGCAGGTGTTGGCACGCATGATTTTCCATACCTCCAAACACGCGATGGACATAGAGGGGCTGGGCGAAAGCACCATCGAAAAATTCTACAAGCTCGGTTGGCTCCACTCCATCGCCGACTTGTACCGCCTTGATTATGAAAAAATAGCGCAACTCGAAGGCTTTGGGGAAAAGTCAGCCACAAACCTTCGCAACGCCGTCGAAAAAGCCAAGCGCAACCCGATTCACCGGTTGCTGCACTCGCTGAGTATCCACCATTTGGGGCGCAAAGGCTCCACGCTTCTGGCTGCCGAAGTGGGGCACGTCCTTGATTTGAAAGATTGGGATTTGGAAAAATACCAGACCATCAAAGACATCGGCCCAGTGCTGGCGCAAAACGTCTTCAACTTTTTCCAGAACCCGCACAATATCGAGTTGTTGGAAACAATGGAGCGCCTCGGTGTCAATCTTTGCCAGACCAACGAAGACAAAAAAACCGATGTGAACACGGAAGGCGTGCTCTACGGCAAAAGCATCCTGTTTACAGGGACGCTTTCGCAAATGACTCGTGAGGAGGCCGAAAAACGCGCTGCCGCTGCCGGAGCCAGCATCGCCAGTGGCGTGAGCAAACATTTGAGCATCCTCGTGGTGGGCGAAAAGGCGGGTTCAAAATTGAAGAAAGCCCAAGAGCTAGGGACGGTAGAGATATGGAGCGAGCAAGCGTTTTTGGAAAAAACAAAAGAGTAGCCTGTTCAATACGTCGCCACCAACCCCTTCAAATCCTCCAAATACATTTGCTTCACGGGTTCGCGGAGCGATTTGTTGGTGAGCGTGTGAAATTTGTGCGCGGAAAGAAAAC
This genomic interval from Saprospiraceae bacterium contains the following:
- the ligA gene encoding NAD-dependent DNA ligase LigA; this translates as MYSTTEQRTLYELSKKLLYTPQTDLFGEEASRRAEELRQVIRYHEWRYYVQNAPVISDFEYDQLYKQLEAIERQNPDLVTLDSPTQRVGKDLIEDFVQVPHLTPMLSLDNSYNADDLNDFDEQVKKLCKLDKDADVEYCVEPKFDGGTIAIVYEHDSLVRAATRGNGFVGDDITLNIKTLKSVPLRASFSKHGISKAELRGETLIRKDIFEKINKKRQEAGEALFANPRNAATGGLRMKDPKETAVRGLEAFLYQLGYAIDHEGGNVLKKFSTHDESIHLLRQLGFKVPLHQPEPGNHLEETKTCRNIAEVIDFCQAWQDFRDEYPYEIDGMVVKVNSLELQERCGSTSHHPRWAIAFKFKARQATTRLRDVEFQVGKTGAITPVAKLEPVPLAGVIVQNVSLHNEEFIRSKDIRIGDQVLVERAGDVIPYIVKSLSELRTGDEREIHYPTHCPVCQSELVKPEDEAIWRCENAECEAQVLARMIFHTSKHAMDIEGLGESTIEKFYKLGWLHSIADLYRLDYEKIAQLEGFGEKSATNLRNAVEKAKRNPIHRLLHSLSIHHLGRKGSTLLAAEVGHVLDLKDWDLEKYQTIKDIGPVLAQNVFNFFQNPHNIELLETMERLGVNLCQTNEDKKTDVNTEGVLYGKSILFTGTLSQMTREEAEKRAAAAGASIASGVSKHLSILVVGEKAGSKLKKAQELGTVEIWSEQAFLEKTKE